In Bernardetia sp., the genomic window CGTAGTAGTAATGCTTTGAGTATCTTGATTTATTTTTCCTCCCCAAGCAATTGCTTCTGTTTCAAAGGCTACTTCGCCCGACTGACTATAAATTGCTCCCTCCAATGCTGTGAGTTGATTTTTGGAAGATATAGGATGAAGATTTTTCTCTAAAATATTAAAATTAGTAGGAGCAGCCTCTACACAAACAAAATGAGCTTCTGGAAACATCTGATAATAATAGAGTGTCGTTAGACCTATATTTGCGCCCAAATCGACAATAGACTTTACATTTTTTGTCCATTCTTTAGGAAGTAGATATGTATCTTCCATAAAAATCTCATAGAAAACAAACATATCGCCACTATGTGTACGCAAATGTACATCTTGCTTTCCTTGTGGAAACTGTACTACGTGCTTAATAGCTTTTTCTTCTACCCTCTTTAATTCTTGTTTTTGATTGTACCAATGAAAGGAAAGAACTTGACGAGTAAGACCTAATTTATCGCCAAACGTATCGCCTTTTGAGAAATTAAAAGCAATTTCTTGTAAATAATATTTTCCTTTACTAACTATGCCCATTGTTGCTTTATTTTTTCTCTACTCATAATGGAGTAGAACGTTATTTTTTGAAGGCTCAAAGGTACGTATTTTATCTTAAAACTTATTCATTGCTTCAATCACTCTTAGAATATCATTTTCTGTATGGCAATATGAAATAGGAAGGCTAAGAATAGTCTTGTGAATTTTTTTAGCAATAGGAAAATTAGTTTCCTTTAACTTTCCTCTAAGTGCTTTTTGTTCTGCTGGAGGAACAGGATAATGAATTTCTGTTCCAATATCATTCTTTAATAAATACTCTCTCAACTTGTCTCTTTTCGGATGGCGAACAGCAAAAATATGATACACGTCATGAAAATCTTTCTCTACGAGTGGCAAAATAAAATCTGACTTGAGATTTTCTAAGTAAAGCCTAGCAAGTTTTCTCTTATGATTATTTATCTCATCCAATTTTTGAAGTTTGATACGCAAAAAAGCTGCTTGTAGCTCGTCAAGGCGAGAATTGAAACCTATTCTATCATTGTAGTATTTTTTATCTGAACCGTAATTTCTAAGTGAGCGAATTATTTTATTTAGTTCTACATCGTTAGTTGTAATTGCTCCTCCATCTCCCAACGCCCCCA contains:
- a CDS encoding DegT/DnrJ/EryC1/StrS family aminotransferase, which codes for QEFEKEFAQYCQTDFCIGVGNGLDALTITLKALSEKYKWEKNTEIIVPSNTYIATILAILQNGFMPILVEPSIETYNINTLEIEKAITPKAKAIIVVHLYGKVCQMDRIEKIAKQHNLFVIEDAAQAHGASLKINSENQKAGSFGVANGFSFYPTKNLGALGDGGAITTNDVELNKIIRSLRNYGSDKKYYNDRIGFNSRLDELQAAFLRIKLQKLDEINNHKRKLARLYLENLKSDFILPLVEKDFHDVYHIFAVRHPKRDKLREYLLKNDIGTEIHYPVPPAEQKALRGKLKETNFPIAKKIHKTILSLPISYCHTENDILRVIEAMNKF
- a CDS encoding FkbM family methyltransferase, encoding MGIVSKGKYYLQEIAFNFSKGDTFGDKLGLTRQVLSFHWYNQKQELKRVEEKAIKHVVQFPQGKQDVHLRTHSGDMFVFYEIFMEDTYLLPKEWTKNVKSIVDLGANIGLTTLYYYQMFPEAHFVCVEAAPTNFNILEKNLHPISSKNQLTALEGAIYSQSGEVAFETEAIAWGGKINQDTQSITTTKVRAYDIPEVMQKAGIEEIDILKIDIEGGEEELLGKNKEWLHKVKVIIIELHGHYDLDRLKTDISPYGFEIILPTEQEDLQMIAAIAKERLNK